A single genomic interval of uncultured Desulfobulbus sp. harbors:
- a CDS encoding HDOD domain-containing protein, translating into MQIYSIFRPNVAMTTANDVLSNLKVSGNLPSMPQVLVQLLDSCRNPEVNIQKIAQIVDKDAALSAKVLQLVNSAFIGTRKAIRTIEQAVVYLGMDTVRNLAISVSVQQVFRRVETNGLLSIDRFWHHSYTNALLAQNIAETVQYTDPAEAYLAGLLHDIGKLLLWMAFPGSYAPLLLKGVRCHNARLAFLEEEKLQINHCQAGAWLCEQWHLPTLIADAIRYHHHEVDQVRQALPLTRIISLADLLSHHEADAPECVEAAEKLFGLSAEKTATLVGGIEEQVAQLAEQLGIHIPRMSRTTHDKEPEGEGVHRETSLGLINRIRETSQLSGLLDNLLRAENREQIVGAIEQGVNILFNEEQCLLLLPDTSADLLFAQTSRDNSLAQQTKGLWYDTTTAPESLLNRAMVEKIPQHSFQGASGTTFSGNLFDVQLQHLLGTEGMIVFPLNCRNQLEGLMVIGCMKKSFRALSSQMGALALLANQAAAALQLDRIRRQQAETVAEERLQAATLIARKIGHEINNPLAILRNYLHVMERKIGQGQGVVEELAIIDGEIERLARITRGLEDLSRENSVPQLIHVELHTFLEKTLAPLQAAAAVENRVQIILSPADGPIELDLDPGFLQQIVQNLVKNALEAIQDHGIIAVRTEVENTQVHIHVEDNGPGIAAEQEQELFRAGSSTKNSVHRGLGLSISASLARQMQGRLRCTSSAGPTVFTLTLPLKSPRIPCHD; encoded by the coding sequence ATGCAGATTTATTCGATCTTCCGGCCCAATGTAGCGATGACCACAGCCAACGACGTCCTCTCCAACCTCAAAGTTTCCGGCAACCTGCCCAGCATGCCGCAGGTGCTGGTGCAACTCCTGGACAGCTGCCGAAACCCTGAGGTCAACATCCAGAAGATCGCCCAGATCGTCGACAAGGATGCCGCCCTCAGCGCCAAGGTGCTGCAACTGGTCAATTCAGCCTTCATCGGTACCCGCAAGGCCATTCGCACCATTGAACAGGCCGTGGTCTATCTGGGCATGGACACGGTCCGCAACCTGGCCATCTCCGTTTCGGTGCAGCAGGTGTTTCGCCGGGTGGAGACCAACGGGTTGCTCTCCATCGATCGGTTCTGGCACCACTCCTACACCAATGCCCTGCTGGCGCAAAATATCGCAGAGACGGTTCAATACACCGACCCGGCGGAAGCATACCTGGCCGGATTGCTCCACGATATCGGCAAGCTACTTCTCTGGATGGCCTTTCCCGGCAGTTATGCCCCGCTCCTGCTCAAAGGGGTTCGCTGCCATAACGCCCGCCTGGCCTTCCTCGAAGAGGAGAAATTGCAGATCAACCACTGTCAGGCAGGGGCCTGGCTCTGCGAGCAGTGGCACCTCCCCACCCTCATCGCCGATGCCATCCGCTACCATCACCACGAGGTCGACCAGGTCCGCCAGGCACTGCCGCTGACCAGGATCATCTCGCTTGCCGACCTGTTGAGCCACCACGAAGCCGATGCACCGGAATGTGTCGAGGCCGCGGAAAAACTGTTTGGGCTCTCGGCCGAAAAAACTGCCACCCTTGTTGGCGGGATTGAGGAGCAGGTTGCGCAGCTGGCCGAACAGCTCGGCATCCATATTCCACGGATGTCCAGGACTACCCATGACAAGGAGCCGGAGGGCGAAGGGGTCCACCGGGAGACATCGCTGGGGCTGATCAATCGAATCCGTGAGACCTCGCAGCTCAGCGGTCTGCTCGACAACCTGCTTCGCGCCGAAAACCGCGAACAGATCGTTGGCGCGATCGAGCAGGGGGTCAACATCCTGTTCAACGAGGAGCAATGCCTGCTGCTCCTGCCCGATACGAGTGCAGACCTGCTCTTTGCCCAAACCTCCAGGGACAACAGCCTGGCCCAACAAACCAAGGGGCTGTGGTATGACACCACCACAGCACCTGAGAGCCTGCTCAATCGGGCCATGGTGGAGAAAATCCCGCAGCACTCTTTTCAGGGGGCATCTGGAACAACCTTCTCGGGCAATCTCTTTGACGTCCAGCTGCAGCATCTGCTCGGTACAGAGGGGATGATCGTCTTTCCGCTCAACTGCCGCAACCAGCTTGAAGGCCTCATGGTGATCGGCTGCATGAAAAAATCCTTTCGGGCCCTGAGCAGCCAGATGGGGGCGCTTGCCTTGCTGGCCAATCAGGCCGCCGCCGCCCTGCAGCTGGACAGGATTCGCCGCCAGCAGGCGGAGACGGTTGCCGAAGAACGACTGCAGGCCGCGACCCTGATCGCTCGAAAAATCGGCCATGAGATCAACAACCCCCTGGCCATTCTGCGAAATTACCTCCATGTCATGGAGCGCAAGATAGGACAGGGCCAGGGGGTTGTGGAGGAGCTTGCCATCATTGATGGCGAAATCGAACGGCTGGCCCGCATCACCCGTGGCCTTGAAGACCTTTCCCGAGAAAACAGTGTGCCGCAGCTTATCCATGTGGAGCTGCACACCTTCTTGGAAAAAACGCTGGCCCCCCTGCAGGCTGCGGCTGCGGTGGAAAACAGGGTACAGATCATCCTCTCCCCGGCCGATGGGCCCATAGAACTCGATCTCGACCCCGGATTTCTCCAGCAGATCGTGCAGAATCTGGTCAAGAACGCGCTGGAGGCCATCCAGGATCACGGGATCATTGCCGTGCGAACCGAAGTGGAAAACACCCAGGTTCATATCCATGTGGAAGATAACGGCCCAGGTATTGCCGCGGAGCAAGAGCAGGAGCTCTTTCGTGCCGGATCTTCCACCAAAAACAGTGTGCACCGGGGGCTGGGGCTCTCCATCTCTGCATCACTTGCCCGGCAAATGCAAGGGCGCCTCCGCTGCACCTCCTCCGCAGGGCCAACCGTGTTCACCTTGACCCTGCCCTTGAAATCGCCCCGAATCCCTTGTCACGATTGA
- the mtnA gene encoding S-methyl-5-thioribose-1-phosphate isomerase: MKVDGEAYRSIWLAEDGIGVEIIDQTLLPFQFKVVRLNTVEEAMDAISRMLVRGAPLIGATAAYGICLGLRRGTSTKALQEMAAQLVGCRPTAINLKWAVQRMLDLLLPLPEEQRLGQAYREAAWICEEDVAANEAIGTHGARLIAEVYRKNGGKPVNVLTHCNAGWLATVDWGTALAPIFKATEQGIPVHVWVDETRPRNQGASLTAWELVAAGISHHLIVDNAGGHLMQHGQVDLCIVGTDRTTASGDVCNKIGTYLKALAAADNGVPFYVALPGSTVDWTVNDGVAEIPIEERGQEEVLQLLGLDGTGAVQRFSIAPAATEAVNPAFDVTPARLVTGLITERGICTASRLGLLGLYPEKG; encoded by the coding sequence GTGAAGGTTGACGGAGAAGCATACAGGTCCATTTGGTTGGCGGAGGACGGGATCGGGGTTGAAATTATAGATCAGACCCTGCTTCCCTTTCAATTCAAGGTGGTTCGTCTGAATACGGTGGAAGAGGCCATGGATGCGATCAGCCGGATGCTGGTGCGGGGTGCGCCTCTCATTGGCGCCACTGCAGCCTACGGCATTTGTCTGGGATTGCGCAGGGGGACGAGCACCAAGGCGCTGCAGGAGATGGCCGCACAGCTGGTTGGGTGCCGCCCGACAGCCATCAATCTCAAGTGGGCTGTGCAACGAATGCTCGACCTGCTGCTGCCGCTGCCGGAGGAGCAGCGGCTTGGCCAGGCGTATCGGGAGGCGGCGTGGATTTGCGAGGAAGACGTCGCCGCCAACGAGGCCATCGGCACCCACGGGGCCAGGCTGATCGCCGAGGTGTATCGCAAAAACGGCGGCAAACCGGTCAATGTGCTCACCCACTGCAATGCCGGCTGGCTGGCCACGGTCGACTGGGGCACGGCCCTGGCACCGATTTTCAAGGCAACGGAACAGGGCATTCCGGTTCATGTCTGGGTGGATGAGACCAGGCCGCGCAACCAGGGGGCCAGCCTGACCGCCTGGGAGCTGGTGGCAGCCGGCATTTCCCACCATCTGATCGTCGATAACGCCGGAGGGCATCTTATGCAGCATGGCCAGGTGGATCTGTGCATCGTCGGTACGGACCGCACCACGGCCAGCGGCGATGTCTGCAACAAGATCGGCACCTATCTCAAGGCTCTGGCCGCCGCCGACAACGGGGTCCCCTTTTACGTGGCCCTCCCCGGCTCCACCGTGGACTGGACCGTGAACGACGGTGTTGCGGAAATTCCCATTGAGGAACGGGGGCAGGAGGAGGTGCTGCAGCTCCTGGGGCTTGATGGGACTGGCGCGGTGCAGCGTTTTTCGATCGCCCCTGCAGCGACCGAGGCGGTCAATCCGGCCTTCGACGTCACTCCTGCCAGACTGGTCACAGGGTTGATCACCGAGCGCGGCATCTGCACCGCCAGCAGGCTGGGGCTTCTTGGGCTGTATCCGGAGAAAGGCTGA
- a CDS encoding response regulator, whose product MQNLHTVLIIDDEIRFSSSLQFLLKAEGYQVHVANTGEEAFTLLKNHAFSAALVDINLPDTSGNHIVTRLNEEYAETAIIILTGNATLDNAVESLRQGVYDYLRKPCSPERMLRTVAQSIQHKQLSRELKNSEKRFRQLAQATWEGIIIYERGELLQTNSQLCTMFGYQEHELIGKQIFEVLLDRSTIRAMELPAELETIGPFEARGIRKDGTTFPVEFRVKHIDYQGRQVQVAAIRDVTDNETALQQKMVLMEKLADAKRMESLGLMASSVAHDLNNILAGIITYPELLLVDLDMDFKYREELMMIREAGKRAAAVVNDLLTVARGATCKKELQNANALITEYLNSVEFRELGQRYPAIKISPYLEGKLKLINCSAIHLSKSIMNLVNNAAEAIQNSGQVILATKNVQLTAAYQGYETIAPGEYIMISVEDDGPGISPQDIQQIFSPFYSKKVMGRSGTGLGLAVVWNTVHDHGGYIDVVSSNKGSTFALYFPASKSSAYPRTKPVPMAHQYQGNGERILVVDDQKSQREIACRLLRHLGYQPIAVASGEEAVAFTQSSSVDLVILDMLMDPGINGCETYERILRHTPNQKAVITSGYSKVEEISRAMDLGITQFVKKPFSMHELALALKMEIHPELFSEQT is encoded by the coding sequence ATGCAAAACCTGCATACCGTTCTCATCATCGATGATGAAATCCGCTTCAGCAGCAGTCTGCAATTTCTGCTCAAGGCCGAAGGATATCAAGTGCATGTGGCCAACACAGGTGAAGAAGCCTTTACCCTGCTGAAAAATCATGCCTTTTCCGCAGCCCTGGTTGACATCAACCTCCCGGATACCAGTGGCAACCACATCGTGACCCGTCTCAATGAGGAGTACGCGGAGACCGCGATCATCATCCTCACCGGCAACGCAACCCTCGACAACGCCGTTGAATCGCTGCGGCAGGGGGTCTACGACTATCTGCGCAAGCCCTGCTCTCCGGAACGGATGCTGCGGACCGTGGCCCAATCCATCCAGCACAAACAGCTCTCCCGAGAGCTGAAAAACAGCGAAAAACGTTTTCGCCAACTCGCCCAGGCAACCTGGGAGGGAATCATCATCTACGAGCGGGGCGAACTGCTGCAAACCAACAGTCAGCTGTGCACGATGTTCGGCTACCAGGAGCACGAACTGATCGGCAAGCAGATTTTCGAGGTCCTCTTGGATCGGAGCACCATTCGCGCCATGGAACTGCCCGCAGAGCTTGAAACCATCGGTCCGTTTGAAGCCCGGGGTATTCGCAAGGATGGCACCACCTTTCCGGTCGAGTTTCGGGTGAAACACATCGATTACCAGGGCCGACAGGTCCAGGTCGCAGCCATCCGCGATGTTACCGACAACGAGACCGCCCTGCAGCAGAAAATGGTGTTGATGGAAAAACTCGCCGACGCCAAGCGCATGGAATCCTTAGGACTGATGGCCAGTTCCGTTGCCCACGACCTCAACAACATCTTGGCCGGGATCATTACCTACCCGGAACTGTTGCTCGTGGATCTGGACATGGATTTCAAGTACCGTGAAGAGCTGATGATGATCCGCGAGGCAGGAAAACGGGCGGCTGCGGTGGTAAACGACCTGCTCACCGTTGCCCGGGGCGCGACCTGTAAAAAAGAACTGCAGAACGCCAATGCCCTGATCACCGAATATCTCAACTCGGTCGAGTTTCGCGAGCTCGGGCAGCGCTATCCGGCAATCAAGATCAGCCCTTATCTGGAAGGGAAGCTCAAACTGATCAACTGCTCGGCCATCCACCTCTCCAAGTCGATCATGAACCTGGTCAACAACGCGGCCGAGGCCATTCAAAACAGCGGCCAGGTCATCCTGGCCACCAAAAACGTGCAGTTGACCGCAGCCTACCAGGGATACGAAACCATTGCCCCCGGCGAGTACATCATGATCTCTGTGGAGGACGATGGGCCAGGCATCTCGCCGCAGGATATTCAACAAATTTTCAGCCCCTTCTACAGTAAGAAAGTCATGGGCCGCAGCGGTACCGGGCTTGGCCTGGCCGTGGTCTGGAATACGGTTCACGACCACGGAGGTTACATCGACGTTGTCAGCAGCAACAAGGGTTCCACGTTCGCACTCTACTTTCCCGCCTCGAAATCCAGCGCGTATCCGCGGACCAAGCCGGTGCCGATGGCGCACCAGTACCAGGGCAACGGAGAGCGGATCCTGGTGGTCGACGACCAGAAAAGCCAGCGTGAAATCGCCTGCCGCCTACTCCGCCATTTGGGATACCAACCGATCGCCGTGGCCTCGGGTGAGGAGGCCGTTGCATTCACCCAATCCTCCTCGGTCGATCTGGTGATCCTCGATATGCTGATGGACCCCGGCATCAACGGCTGTGAAACCTATGAACGCATCCTGCGCCACACACCAAACCAGAAGGCGGTGATCACCTCCGGCTATTCCAAGGTCGAGGAGATCAGCCGGGCCATGGATCTGGGAATCACCCAGTTTGTGAAAAAACCCTTTTCAATGCACGAACTGGCCCTGGCCCTGAAAATGGAAATTCATCCGGAACTGTTTTCCGAACAGACCTGA
- a CDS encoding class II aldolase/adducin family protein yields MHDNELREQLLSTARSMNSQGLNQGTSGNVSVREGAGFLITPSALAYEQCRVDDLVWLDIEGRATGPRKPSSEWRMHRDIYARYPQAGAILHAHSLYCTTLACLERSIPAFHYMVAMAGGDSIRCAPYATFGTEELSKAAVAALEGRSATLLGHHGMICYAADLAHVLALAIEVEALARMYLQALQVCEPPVLSKAAMEEVLIRFAGYKA; encoded by the coding sequence ATGCACGATAACGAACTGCGAGAGCAGCTACTGAGCACGGCCCGGTCGATGAACAGCCAGGGCCTGAACCAGGGAACCTCGGGCAATGTCAGCGTCCGCGAGGGGGCAGGGTTTCTGATCACCCCCTCGGCCCTTGCCTATGAGCAATGCCGGGTTGATGATCTTGTCTGGCTGGATATTGAGGGGAGGGCAACGGGCCCGCGGAAGCCGTCGTCGGAATGGCGCATGCACCGCGACATTTACGCCCGGTATCCTCAGGCCGGGGCCATCCTCCATGCCCACAGCCTCTACTGCACCACCCTGGCCTGCCTGGAGCGGTCGATTCCTGCCTTCCACTACATGGTGGCCATGGCCGGTGGCGATTCAATCCGTTGCGCCCCCTATGCCACCTTTGGCACCGAGGAACTCTCCAAGGCTGCGGTTGCAGCCCTGGAAGGTCGTAGCGCTACCCTGCTCGGTCATCACGGGATGATCTGTTACGCCGCTGACCTGGCCCATGTGCTGGCCCTGGCAATCGAGGTCGAGGCCCTGGCCAGGATGTACCTCCAGGCGCTGCAGGTCTGCGAACCGCCCGTGCTCTCCAAGGCGGCCATGGAGGAGGTGTTGATTCGTTTTGCCGGTTACAAGGCCTAA
- the sppA gene encoding signal peptide peptidase SppA, whose amino-acid sequence MKKFFWLLSRPFYWLWKFLSSGLSILANLLFLGLLIAVVTAALYTPQTTVPQGSALILAPEGDIVEERSPMDPATRLISQITGTPLHAECFLQDILDAINAATDDPRIKLLVLNTNRLGKASLEQIRTIGRALEQFKSTGKQIIAIGDNFNQAQYYLASWADTIYLNPMGAVNLRGFAVYRLYFKEMLDKLAVDFHVFRVGTFKSAVEPFLRNDMSAEDREANSLWLNALWQAYSADITKNRRLEPQVFQENVNQTVSQLASVGGDRAQLALATGLVDGIKTRQELEAMFLNQVGPSIDRTSFNHIDFQSYLQTLTPSYTETSAKQALIGIITASGNLLPGEGSVGQIGADDLIKKIRKARLDKRIKAIVLRINTGGGSAFASELIREELVRAQKEGKIVVVSMGAMTASGGYWLSANADSIVADPTTLTGSIGIFGAIPTLEKTLANMGIHGDGLGTTDVAHFGTLTSAMSKEEAAALQMDVEQGYRQFIQIVAKGRKMQPAMVERLAEGRVWDGATALRLGLVDKLGDLETAIAEAARLAHVPAENGLFLDLTPDNLLERFKRVEQPVEAMLGRLLLRGAPALQSVQQQISPQLELFVPARDPRNIYAHSMLPPSPLTF is encoded by the coding sequence ATGAAAAAATTTTTCTGGCTTCTGAGCCGCCCTTTCTATTGGCTGTGGAAATTTCTCAGCTCCGGTCTGTCGATCCTCGCCAACCTCCTCTTCCTGGGATTGCTCATTGCCGTGGTCACGGCTGCCCTCTATACGCCGCAGACGACTGTTCCCCAGGGAAGTGCGCTCATTCTCGCCCCTGAGGGGGATATCGTCGAGGAACGTTCCCCCATGGATCCCGCCACCAGGCTCATCAGCCAGATTACCGGGACGCCGCTCCATGCCGAGTGCTTTCTTCAGGATATTCTTGATGCCATCAATGCGGCCACCGACGATCCCCGCATCAAACTCCTGGTGCTCAACACCAATCGCCTGGGAAAAGCGAGCTTGGAGCAGATTCGCACCATCGGCCGGGCCCTTGAGCAGTTCAAGTCCACGGGAAAACAAATTATCGCCATTGGCGACAACTTCAATCAGGCCCAATATTACCTGGCCTCCTGGGCCGATACAATCTATCTCAATCCCATGGGTGCGGTCAATCTGCGCGGATTTGCGGTGTACCGTCTCTACTTCAAGGAGATGCTCGACAAACTGGCCGTTGATTTCCACGTCTTTCGGGTGGGAACCTTCAAGTCGGCGGTGGAACCCTTTCTCCGCAACGATATGTCTGCCGAGGACCGGGAGGCCAACAGCCTGTGGCTGAACGCCCTATGGCAGGCATACAGTGCCGACATCACAAAAAATCGGCGACTGGAGCCGCAGGTGTTCCAAGAAAACGTCAACCAGACGGTCTCCCAGTTGGCCTCGGTTGGCGGTGATCGGGCGCAGCTGGCCCTGGCCACCGGCCTGGTGGATGGAATCAAGACCCGTCAGGAACTGGAGGCCATGTTTCTCAACCAGGTCGGGCCTTCCATCGACAGGACCTCCTTTAATCACATCGATTTCCAAAGCTACCTGCAGACGCTGACCCCGTCCTACACCGAGACCTCCGCCAAGCAGGCATTGATCGGCATCATCACCGCCAGCGGCAACCTTCTCCCCGGCGAGGGCTCCGTCGGCCAGATCGGTGCCGACGACCTGATCAAAAAAATCCGCAAAGCGCGGCTGGATAAGCGGATCAAGGCCATTGTCCTGCGGATCAACACCGGAGGGGGCAGTGCCTTTGCCTCGGAACTGATTCGCGAGGAACTGGTGCGGGCCCAAAAAGAGGGCAAGATTGTGGTCGTCTCCATGGGAGCGATGACCGCCTCGGGCGGATACTGGCTCTCCGCCAATGCCGACAGCATTGTCGCCGACCCAACCACCCTCACCGGCTCCATCGGCATCTTCGGGGCCATACCGACCCTGGAGAAAACCCTGGCCAATATGGGGATACATGGCGACGGCCTCGGCACCACCGATGTGGCCCACTTCGGCACCCTGACCTCAGCCATGAGCAAGGAGGAAGCGGCCGCCCTGCAGATGGACGTGGAGCAGGGATATCGGCAGTTTATTCAAATCGTGGCCAAAGGCCGCAAGATGCAGCCAGCCATGGTGGAACGCCTTGCCGAAGGGCGGGTCTGGGACGGGGCGACCGCCCTGCGGCTGGGGCTGGTGGATAAACTCGGCGATCTCGAGACCGCCATTGCCGAGGCGGCAAGGCTGGCTCATGTTCCAGCGGAAAACGGACTGTTTCTCGATCTTACCCCCGATAACCTGCTGGAACGGTTCAAACGGGTGGAGCAGCCGGTCGAGGCCATGCTGGGACGACTGCTGCTGCGGGGTGCGCCTGCGCTCCAGTCCGTGCAGCAACAAATTTCCCCGCAACTTGAACTTTTTGTCCCCGCTAGGGATCCGCGCAACATCTACGCCCACAGCATGCTGCCGCCTTCGCCGCTTACTTTTTAA
- a CDS encoding RtcB family protein, with amino-acid sequence MQQIVATEKIPLLLWLDDLDPEAMAQARNLANLPCAFHHVAVMADAHVGYGMPIGGVLATVDAVIPNGVGVDIGCGMQAVRTGLHSLDSTTLKKILAGLRLAIPLGFNHHKEPRPVADMPEPAEVEMPVVEEEFSRARCQIGTLGGGNHFIEIQHGADNRVWLMVHSGSRNLGYRVAEHYNRLAVALAARTIDSVPKSWQLASLPLASPAAQHYLAEMRYCVAFAHANRTAMMRVLQEIVFESSGCDQFEAPLDVAHNYAALETHFFREVWVHRKGATRAGSGEFGIIPGSQGSASYIVRGLGNPQSFMSCSHGAGRVLGRKEACRVLDLKEEVARLNARKILHGIRRRSDLEEAPGAYKDIARVIDNQRDLIEVVVELQPLAVVKG; translated from the coding sequence GTGCAACAGATCGTGGCAACAGAAAAAATTCCACTGCTGCTGTGGCTCGACGACCTGGATCCCGAGGCCATGGCCCAGGCGCGCAACCTGGCCAATCTGCCCTGCGCCTTTCACCATGTGGCGGTCATGGCCGACGCCCATGTGGGCTACGGCATGCCCATCGGCGGCGTTCTCGCCACCGTCGATGCGGTTATTCCCAATGGGGTTGGGGTGGATATCGGTTGCGGCATGCAGGCGGTGCGGACCGGCCTGCACTCGCTGGATTCGACAACCTTGAAAAAAATTCTCGCCGGCCTGCGTCTGGCCATTCCGCTGGGATTCAACCATCACAAAGAGCCGCGGCCGGTTGCGGACATGCCCGAGCCTGCCGAGGTCGAGATGCCGGTGGTGGAGGAGGAGTTTTCCCGGGCCCGCTGTCAGATTGGCACCCTGGGTGGCGGCAACCATTTCATCGAGATCCAGCACGGTGCTGACAACCGTGTCTGGCTGATGGTCCATTCCGGCAGCCGCAATCTGGGCTACAGGGTGGCGGAGCACTACAACCGCCTGGCCGTGGCCCTCGCTGCCAGGACAATAGACAGTGTGCCCAAGTCCTGGCAACTGGCCAGTTTACCGCTCGCCTCACCCGCGGCGCAGCACTATCTGGCCGAGATGCGCTACTGCGTTGCCTTTGCCCACGCCAACAGAACGGCAATGATGCGGGTACTGCAGGAAATTGTGTTCGAGTCTAGCGGGTGCGATCAATTCGAAGCCCCCCTGGATGTGGCCCATAACTACGCTGCCCTGGAAACCCACTTTTTCCGCGAGGTTTGGGTACACCGCAAGGGGGCGACCCGTGCCGGAAGCGGTGAATTCGGCATTATCCCGGGATCCCAGGGAAGTGCGAGCTACATTGTTCGCGGGTTGGGAAATCCGCAGTCGTTCATGTCCTGTTCCCATGGTGCGGGACGGGTGCTAGGGCGGAAGGAGGCGTGCCGGGTTCTGGATCTCAAGGAGGAGGTGGCCCGCCTCAATGCACGCAAGATCCTCCATGGCATCCGTCGCCGAAGCGATCTTGAGGAGGCGCCGGGGGCGTACAAGGACATCGCCCGGGTGATCGACAACCAGCGCGATCTGATCGAGGTGGTTGTCGAACTGCAGCCCCTGGCGGTGGTCAAGGGCTGA